Part of the Geobacter pickeringii genome, CCATGGGCGAAAAGGGAAGGCCCTACTTCCCGCTTATCGCTACCCTCGCTCTCTTTATCCTCGTCTCGAACCTTATTGGTCTTGTCCCCGGCTTCTTTCCTCCGACCGCAAACCTGAACACGACGGCAGCGTGTGCTGTTATCGTGTTTCTGTCTACCCATGTTGTCGGCATAAAGAAGCACGGCTTTCACTACCTCAAGCATTTCATGGGCCCCATCTGGTGGCTGGCCCCGCTTATGTTCTTCATCGAAATCATTGGCCACCTCAGCCGTCCCCTGTCGCTCTCACTCCGTCTTTTCGGGAACATGAACGGCCATGAACTGGTCCTCATGATTTTCTTCGCTCTGGCACCGTTTCTCGTGCCGCTGCCGATGATGCTCATGGGGGTTCTTGTCTCCTTCATTCAGGCATTCGTCTTCATGCTTCTTGCCATGATCTACATACAAGGTTCCCTTGAGGAAGCTCATTAATATCCCAATCCTATACTATTTAGGATAAACACAAACCAAGAGGAGGAAGTACAAATGGAATTTTTCACAATGTGTATGCTGGCAGCAGGTTTCGGCATGGCGATCGGCGCCTTCGGTACCGGTATCGGCCAAGGTCTCGCCGTCAAGAGCGCTGTTGAAGGCGTTTCCCGTAACCCCGGCGCTTCAGGCAAGATCCTGACCACCATGATGATCGGTCTGGCCATGATCGAGTCTCTCGCCATCTACGTTCTGGTTGTCTGCCTCATCATCCTGTTCGCCAACCCCTACAAGGACGTTGCGATCAAGATTGCAGAGACCGTAGCGAAGTAATTCGAGTACAAATCGATGCATGCAAGAGGGGTGTGCCGCCGGCACACCCCTTTTTCTATTTCCTTCCGGCTAACCCTTTTCCCTCTTACCGCTCTTGCACTTCACATCCTTCCTCAACAGCATGAAACAGCTGCTGATTAGCCCTAGGATACCGCAATCGCATCAGTTCAAGTTGCGGCTCCATATCCATTTATCATTCTTGAGGTCAAGCATTATCCCCTCCCCTTGACAACGCCTTTTTATCAAGCTGGTCAGCAACGCTCACATCCTGCCCCTGTTGAACTGGCGCAGGTCACAGCCCCTTTCGCAGCGCCGCCTTCGCCTTTAATATGCCCCGAAGCAATTGAGCGAATTTCCCGGATCAAGGGCCGACGTCAATAGCCCCCAGAATCACCATCAAATCGCCCCAATAAACGCCACA contains:
- the atpE gene encoding ATP synthase F0 subunit C, whose amino-acid sequence is MEFFTMCMLAAGFGMAIGAFGTGIGQGLAVKSAVEGVSRNPGASGKILTTMMIGLAMIESLAIYVLVVCLIILFANPYKDVAIKIAETVAK
- a CDS encoding F0F1 ATP synthase subunit A; amino-acid sequence: MVHPLLFLQFFRKLLEPLHISEAGADAIAYTWLILALLIILSLLATKSLKAVPTGMQNFMEVVVGGIENMVEETMGEKGRPYFPLIATLALFILVSNLIGLVPGFFPPTANLNTTAACAVIVFLSTHVVGIKKHGFHYLKHFMGPIWWLAPLMFFIEIIGHLSRPLSLSLRLFGNMNGHELVLMIFFALAPFLVPLPMMLMGVLVSFIQAFVFMLLAMIYIQGSLEEAH